Proteins encoded in a region of the Cupriavidus pauculus genome:
- the mtgA gene encoding monofunctional biosynthetic peptidoglycan transglycosylase, whose amino-acid sequence MRWLGYVCGCLLAGVLAMQLYFFLQIASWQYINPSSSSFMRAEQWRLCGFNVWSCSLDHQWVRYDDISRNLKRAVIASEDADFVNHPGYELDAMLDAWERNKQRGHIVRGGSTITQQLAKNLFLSSEQNYLRKGQELAITWMLEFWLDKQRIFEIYLNSVEWGEGVFGAEAAAQHYFKTSASKLGVGQAARLAAALPAPKCFDKKAYCANVRVNFRVKAGIIARRMGAATLPD is encoded by the coding sequence ATGCGCTGGCTCGGGTATGTGTGCGGATGCCTGCTGGCGGGCGTGCTCGCCATGCAGCTGTATTTCTTCCTGCAGATCGCGAGCTGGCAGTACATCAATCCGTCGTCGTCCTCGTTTATGCGCGCCGAGCAATGGCGCCTGTGCGGCTTCAATGTCTGGAGCTGCTCGCTGGACCATCAATGGGTCCGCTACGACGATATCTCGCGCAATCTCAAGCGCGCGGTCATCGCGAGCGAGGACGCGGACTTCGTCAATCACCCCGGCTACGAACTGGACGCGATGCTCGATGCGTGGGAGCGCAACAAGCAGCGCGGCCATATCGTGCGTGGCGGTTCCACGATCACGCAGCAGCTCGCGAAGAACCTGTTTCTCTCGTCCGAGCAGAACTACCTGCGCAAGGGCCAGGAGCTCGCCATCACGTGGATGCTCGAGTTCTGGCTCGACAAGCAGCGCATTTTCGAGATCTACCTGAATTCGGTGGAGTGGGGCGAGGGCGTGTTCGGCGCCGAGGCGGCCGCGCAGCATTACTTCAAGACGAGCGCGTCGAAGCTCGGCGTGGGGCAGGCCGCGCGCCTCGCGGCGGCGTTGCCCGCGCCGAAATGCTTCGACAAGAAGGCGTATTGCGCCAATGTGCGCGTGAACTTCCGCGTCAAGGCCGGCATCATCGCGCGCCGCATGGGCGCCGCGACGCTGCCTGACTAG
- the corA gene encoding magnesium/cobalt transporter CorA — translation MINLFVLQKGRLAQEQVDERNELLQHKPIWIDVVSPDDEELAWIKEAYGVVLPELEDLGDLEASARYFEGEDENIHIRTDFLLDEEGTSRNVRVAFVLTRDVVFSIHDEDLPVFRLVRLRARMRPGSVRNAKDVLMDLYATDAEYSADSIEEIYERLEEASRRVLAENVTDAAAADVLEMIAREEDLNGRIRRNVMDTRRAVSFLMRSQMLSAEQQDEARQILRDIDSIENHTAFLFDKINFLMDATVGFININQNKIIKLFSVVSVALMPPTLIASIYGMNFKIMPELDWAAGYPWAIGLMAVSAAVPLIYFRRKGWLG, via the coding sequence ATGATCAACCTGTTCGTCCTCCAGAAAGGACGGCTTGCCCAGGAGCAGGTCGACGAACGCAACGAGCTGCTGCAGCACAAGCCGATCTGGATCGACGTCGTCAGCCCTGACGACGAAGAGCTCGCGTGGATCAAGGAAGCCTACGGGGTAGTGCTGCCCGAGCTCGAAGACCTTGGCGACCTTGAAGCGTCCGCCCGCTATTTCGAGGGCGAGGACGAGAATATCCACATTCGCACGGATTTCCTGCTCGACGAGGAAGGCACCTCGCGCAACGTGCGCGTGGCCTTCGTGCTCACGCGCGATGTCGTGTTCTCGATTCACGACGAAGACCTGCCCGTGTTCCGCCTCGTGCGGCTGCGCGCGCGCATGCGGCCCGGTTCGGTGCGCAATGCGAAGGACGTGCTGATGGATCTCTACGCGACCGATGCCGAGTATTCGGCGGACTCGATCGAGGAGATCTATGAACGGCTCGAGGAAGCGAGCCGCCGCGTGCTTGCGGAGAACGTGACCGATGCCGCCGCGGCCGACGTGCTCGAGATGATCGCGCGCGAGGAAGACTTGAACGGCCGCATTCGGCGCAACGTCATGGATACGCGCCGCGCGGTGTCCTTCCTGATGCGCAGCCAGATGTTATCGGCCGAGCAGCAGGACGAGGCGCGGCAGATCCTGCGCGATATCGACTCGATCGAGAACCACACGGCGTTCCTGTTCGACAAGATCAACTTCCTGATGGATGCGACCGTCGGTTTCATCAATATCAACCAGAACAAGATCATCAAGCTGTTCTCGGTGGTGTCGGTGGCGCTGATGCCGCCCACGCTGATCGCGAGCATCTACGGCATGAACTTCAAGATCATGCCCGAGCTCGACTGGGCCGCGGGGTATCCGTGGGCGATCGGGCTCATGGCGGTTTCGGCCGCCGTGCCCCTGATCTATTTCCGTCGGAAGGGCTGGCTCGGCTAG
- a CDS encoding phosphatidylglycerophosphatase A — MSAYPPGAAPGGADPITLEAGQTVRVTRPTARFMFGHPARLIAYGFGSGLSPVSPGTVGTLYGWLSFVVISMWVDPATDPLTWLWIIVGSFLAGLWACQRTARDMGVFDHGSMVWDEIVAFWIVLLFVMPTGFWGQFAAFLWFRLFDIAKPAPIRYYDRTLKGPGLMGAFGVMFDDVLAAFYTLLVFALWRSL; from the coding sequence ATGTCCGCCTACCCACCCGGCGCCGCTCCAGGCGGCGCCGACCCCATCACGCTCGAAGCGGGCCAGACCGTGCGCGTCACGCGACCGACCGCGCGCTTCATGTTCGGCCATCCGGCACGCCTGATCGCGTACGGCTTCGGCTCCGGCCTGTCGCCGGTCAGCCCCGGCACCGTCGGCACGCTCTACGGTTGGCTGTCGTTCGTGGTGATCTCGATGTGGGTGGACCCCGCCACCGATCCTCTGACCTGGCTCTGGATCATCGTGGGCAGCTTCCTGGCCGGCCTGTGGGCGTGCCAGCGCACGGCGCGCGACATGGGCGTCTTCGACCATGGCAGCATGGTCTGGGACGAGATCGTCGCGTTCTGGATCGTGCTGCTGTTCGTCATGCCGACGGGCTTCTGGGGGCAGTTCGCCGCCTTCCTGTGGTTCCGGCTCTTCGATATCGCCAAGCCCGCCCCGATCCGCTACTACGACCGCACGCTGAAGGGTCCGGGCCTGATGGGCGCGTTCGGCGTGATGTTCGACGACGTGCTCGCCGCGTTCTACACGCTGCTCGTCTTCGCGCTGTGGCGTTCGCTCTGA
- a CDS encoding DMT family transporter: MTLDRRGLTLLVILTLAWGINWPVMKIGVAHFPALGFRLLCMAGGVVALGVALRLRGESLAVPRAAWGTVVKLAIPNMVVWHLLAICAVKMLSSGRAAILGYTMPIWAVVWGLLLFRERIALSAWFGIGCALVGTILLLSGEIAAITGSPMGTLLMLCAAAGWGFGTQLMKRTQIDVPIGALTFWMLVVALPFLLAGSLLLESGWRMPNAIEWTAIGYNAVVVFAYCHLVWFALARSLPPVVSSLSIMFIPVVGVFSGMLMLGERPHWQDYAAIVLMFAALSSVMLGPSLRRHR; this comes from the coding sequence ATGACTCTGGACCGCCGCGGTCTCACCCTCCTCGTCATTCTCACGCTCGCCTGGGGCATCAACTGGCCCGTCATGAAGATCGGCGTGGCCCATTTCCCGGCCCTCGGGTTCCGCCTGCTCTGCATGGCCGGCGGCGTCGTGGCGCTGGGCGTGGCATTGCGCCTGCGCGGCGAATCGCTCGCGGTGCCGCGCGCGGCCTGGGGCACCGTGGTCAAGCTCGCGATTCCGAACATGGTCGTGTGGCACCTGCTGGCCATCTGCGCGGTCAAGATGCTCTCTTCGGGCCGCGCGGCCATCCTCGGCTACACGATGCCGATCTGGGCCGTGGTCTGGGGCCTGCTGCTGTTTCGCGAGCGCATCGCGCTGTCCGCGTGGTTCGGCATCGGCTGCGCGCTCGTCGGCACGATCCTGCTGCTGTCGGGCGAGATCGCCGCGATCACCGGCAGCCCGATGGGCACGCTGCTGATGCTCTGCGCGGCCGCGGGCTGGGGCTTCGGTACGCAGTTGATGAAGCGGACGCAGATCGATGTACCGATCGGCGCGCTCACGTTCTGGATGCTGGTGGTCGCGCTGCCCTTCCTGCTGGCGGGCTCGCTGCTGCTGGAATCGGGATGGCGCATGCCCAACGCCATCGAATGGACGGCTATCGGCTACAACGCCGTGGTGGTGTTCGCCTATTGCCATCTGGTCTGGTTCGCGCTCGCGCGCAGCCTGCCGCCCGTGGTGTCGAGCCTGTCGATCATGTTCATCCCGGTGGTCGGCGTATTCTCGGGCATGCTGATGCTCGGCGAGCGCCCGCACTGGCAGGACTATGCGGCCATCGTGCTGATGTTCGCGGCCCTGTCGAGCGTGATGCTGGGGCCGTCGCTGCGCCGGCACCGCTGA
- the aroE gene encoding shikimate dehydrogenase, with the protein MTDSQTQADRYVVIGNPVAHSRSPAIHAAFARQTGEAVQYDRLLAPLDGFADTVRQFFAEGGYGCNVTTPFKIEAHDMADRLTDRAAAAGAVNTMWIEDGLIHGDNTDGIGLVRDIQDTLDTLLEGRRILLLGAGGAAMGAMLPLIECRPDRIVVANRTAARASDMLEAFAEAGNQFNVELWGGGLDALEGLSEDEACDVVINASASSLQGEVPPVPGFLLGPDVLAYDMMYGAAPTVFLAYAAQCGARTSDGLGMLVEQAAEAFYNWRGVRPKTAPVLAALRASLLAEAQADVQGDVQADVQVNRAR; encoded by the coding sequence ATGACAGACTCCCAGACTCAGGCCGACCGCTATGTCGTGATCGGCAACCCGGTGGCGCATAGCCGCTCGCCGGCCATTCACGCCGCCTTTGCGCGCCAGACCGGCGAAGCGGTGCAGTACGACCGCCTGCTCGCGCCGCTCGACGGGTTTGCCGACACGGTGCGCCAGTTCTTTGCCGAGGGCGGCTACGGCTGCAACGTCACCACGCCGTTCAAGATCGAGGCGCACGACATGGCGGACCGCCTGACCGACCGCGCGGCGGCGGCGGGCGCGGTGAACACGATGTGGATCGAGGATGGACTGATCCATGGCGACAATACCGACGGCATCGGCCTCGTGCGCGATATCCAGGACACGCTCGATACGCTGCTCGAAGGCCGTCGCATCCTGCTGCTGGGCGCCGGCGGCGCCGCCATGGGCGCGATGCTGCCGCTGATCGAATGCCGTCCGGACCGGATCGTCGTGGCCAACCGCACGGCCGCGCGCGCGAGCGACATGCTCGAGGCGTTCGCGGAAGCGGGCAATCAGTTCAATGTCGAACTCTGGGGCGGCGGTCTCGATGCGCTGGAGGGCCTGTCCGAGGACGAGGCCTGCGATGTGGTGATCAACGCGTCGGCCAGCAGCCTGCAGGGCGAGGTGCCGCCTGTGCCCGGGTTTCTGCTCGGTCCCGATGTGCTGGCCTACGACATGATGTACGGCGCGGCACCGACGGTGTTTCTTGCCTACGCCGCGCAATGCGGCGCGCGCACCAGCGATGGGCTGGGGATGCTCGTCGAGCAGGCCGCGGAGGCGTTCTACAACTGGCGTGGCGTGCGGCCGAAGACGGCGCCCGTGCTGGCGGCGCTGCGCGCGAGTCTGCTGGCCGAGGCGCAAGCCGACGTGCAGGGCGACGTGCAGGCCGACGTGCAGGTCAATCGCGCCCGCTGA
- the pyrF gene encoding orotidine-5'-phosphate decarboxylase, translated as MTFTEQLSAAWQRNDSLLCVGLDPDPAKLPMSLTGAGGAIFSFCREIVDATADLVCAYKPQIAYFHSQRAEDQLEQLIEYIHDAHPGIPVVLDAKRGDIGSTAEHYAIEAFERYKADAVTVSPYMGFDSMEPYLAHPGRGVIVLCRTSNAGGSDVQFLQVDGKPVYQVVAESARERWNTNGQMGLVVGATFPAEIARVRQIVGDMPLLIPGIGAQGGDIEATVKAGRTADGTGMMINSSRAILYASRDKDFAAAARKVATQTRDTINRYRHG; from the coding sequence ATGACCTTCACCGAGCAGCTGTCCGCCGCATGGCAGCGCAACGATTCCCTGCTGTGCGTCGGCCTGGACCCCGATCCCGCCAAGCTGCCGATGTCTCTCACGGGCGCGGGCGGCGCGATCTTTTCGTTCTGCCGTGAAATCGTCGATGCCACGGCCGACCTCGTCTGCGCGTACAAGCCGCAGATCGCGTATTTTCACTCGCAGCGTGCCGAGGACCAGCTCGAGCAGCTGATCGAATATATCCACGACGCGCATCCGGGGATCCCCGTGGTGCTCGACGCCAAGCGCGGCGATATCGGCTCCACGGCCGAGCATTACGCGATCGAAGCGTTCGAGCGCTACAAGGCGGACGCGGTGACCGTGAGCCCGTACATGGGCTTCGACTCGATGGAGCCGTACCTTGCCCATCCGGGCCGCGGCGTGATCGTGCTGTGCCGCACGTCCAATGCGGGGGGATCCGACGTGCAGTTTCTGCAGGTGGACGGCAAGCCCGTGTATCAGGTGGTGGCCGAGTCCGCGCGCGAGCGCTGGAATACCAATGGCCAGATGGGCCTGGTGGTCGGCGCGACGTTCCCGGCCGAAATCGCGCGCGTGCGCCAGATCGTCGGCGATATGCCGCTGCTGATTCCCGGCATCGGCGCGCAGGGCGGCGATATCGAAGCCACGGTAAAGGCCGGCCGCACGGCGGACGGCACCGGCATGATGATCAATTCGTCGCGCGCCATCCTCTACGCAAGCCGCGACAAGGACTTTGCGGCGGCCGCCCGCAAGGTCGCGACGCAGACGCGCGACACGATCAACCGCTACCGTCACGGTTGA
- a CDS encoding YqiA/YcfP family alpha/beta fold hydrolase, with amino-acid sequence MLLYLHGFRSSPQSFKARLVQERMRDWGAGKAYACPMLDVSPAAAIARAEAAIAGARAGGDTEIAIVGSSLGGFYARWLGERHGCRTVLLNPAIHPWTDLEKYLGDQPLWHGGGSVRVEPHHLQELLDLRVDAITDPARYYLLAATGDEVLDYREMVDAYPGAQVRIIEGSDHGISEFADYVDDVLAFCGYRPAA; translated from the coding sequence ATGCTGCTGTATCTGCACGGCTTCCGGTCCTCGCCCCAGTCGTTCAAGGCGCGGCTGGTCCAGGAGCGCATGCGCGACTGGGGCGCCGGCAAGGCGTATGCCTGTCCGATGCTCGACGTATCGCCAGCCGCCGCGATCGCGCGGGCCGAGGCCGCCATCGCGGGCGCGCGTGCCGGGGGCGATACCGAGATCGCGATCGTCGGCTCGTCGCTCGGCGGCTTCTATGCGCGCTGGCTCGGCGAGCGCCATGGCTGCCGCACGGTGCTGCTCAATCCGGCCATCCATCCGTGGACCGATCTCGAGAAGTACCTCGGCGACCAGCCCTTGTGGCATGGCGGCGGTTCGGTCCGCGTGGAGCCGCATCATCTGCAGGAGCTGCTCGACCTGCGCGTCGATGCGATCACCGATCCCGCGCGCTACTACTTGCTTGCCGCGACCGGCGACGAGGTGCTCGACTATCGCGAGATGGTGGACGCGTATCCGGGCGCGCAGGTCCGCATCATCGAGGGTAGCGACCATGGCATCAGCGAATTCGCCGACTACGTCGACGATGTGCTGGCCTTCTGCGGCTATCGGCCCGCAGCATGA
- a CDS encoding ribonuclease catalytic domain-containing protein, whose translation MQLLFEEGGEIRAGTVLAQQGEAYQVELPAGKRTKVKSRDVLLQFAQPSAIELVRQTGDLAAEIDLDFLWECAPADEFGFADLAGEYYGAGADVVKQAALAMALHGNPVYFRRKGRGRYQRAPEDQLKAALAALERKKQQALVQAEYEAQLKALTLPESFRGKVLQLLFRPDKNSLEYKAMDAACTALGMTPMRLMVAVGGIASPRALHEAKFLAECFPKGTGFPDVTVPEPSGDLPLADVQAFSIDDVTTTEIDDALSVTTLPDGKLRIGVHIAAPALGIQRGDALDAIARQRLSTVYFPGDKITMLPDAVVERYTLQEGRTCPALSLYVTVDMQGAEGGQPLIVGSETRAERVPIAANLRHNLLEDIVTEAALANGTGDYPFREALTQLYHFAGFLHDERQKARLASGLRPESHNRADYSFYIDTLADGSERVRIEQRKRGSPLDKIVAELMILANSTWGKLLADHGVPGIYRTQKAWGMHRTRMQTYPAPHEGLGVAQYAWSTSPLRRYVDLVNQWQIIAVAQHGVTAKLVAPFKPKDADLLAAVADFEGTYAAYADHQSTMERYWCLRWLAQETRDRMLAAVLKDGAVRFAEIPLVTRVPELAQASRGTQVMLEIATTDEISLEVSCRVLEVFAGDAVPEEDLEADEETAEESAEEAAEAAAQQAAEEAAEATREGTVEGAPEVQDEAAAGGETDPGAEASATRDTPPSPAP comes from the coding sequence ATGCAGTTGTTGTTCGAAGAAGGCGGCGAAATTCGCGCCGGCACCGTGCTCGCCCAGCAGGGTGAGGCCTACCAGGTCGAGTTGCCCGCAGGCAAGCGGACCAAGGTCAAGTCGCGCGACGTGCTGTTGCAGTTTGCCCAGCCGTCGGCGATCGAACTCGTGCGGCAGACCGGCGACCTCGCGGCCGAGATCGACCTCGATTTCCTCTGGGAATGTGCGCCGGCCGACGAGTTCGGCTTCGCCGATCTCGCGGGCGAGTACTACGGCGCCGGTGCCGACGTCGTGAAGCAGGCCGCGCTCGCGATGGCCCTGCACGGCAATCCGGTCTATTTCCGCCGCAAGGGTCGCGGCCGCTACCAGCGCGCGCCCGAAGACCAGCTCAAGGCCGCGCTCGCCGCGCTCGAGCGCAAGAAGCAGCAGGCGCTCGTGCAGGCCGAGTACGAGGCCCAGCTCAAGGCGCTGACGCTGCCGGAATCGTTCCGCGGCAAGGTGCTGCAACTGCTGTTCCGGCCCGACAAGAACAGCCTCGAATACAAGGCGATGGACGCCGCGTGCACGGCGCTCGGCATGACGCCGATGCGGCTGATGGTCGCCGTGGGCGGCATCGCGAGCCCGCGCGCGCTGCACGAGGCGAAGTTCCTCGCCGAATGCTTCCCCAAGGGCACTGGCTTCCCCGACGTGACCGTCCCCGAGCCGTCCGGCGACCTGCCGCTGGCGGACGTGCAGGCGTTCTCCATCGACGACGTGACCACGACCGAGATCGACGATGCGCTGTCGGTCACGACGCTCCCCGACGGCAAGCTGCGCATCGGCGTGCATATCGCCGCGCCGGCGCTCGGTATCCAGCGTGGCGACGCGCTCGACGCCATCGCGCGTCAACGCCTGTCCACGGTGTACTTCCCCGGCGACAAGATCACGATGCTGCCCGATGCGGTGGTCGAGCGTTACACGCTGCAGGAGGGCCGCACGTGCCCCGCGCTGTCGCTGTATGTCACGGTCGATATGCAGGGCGCCGAGGGCGGCCAGCCGCTGATCGTCGGCAGCGAGACGCGCGCCGAGCGCGTGCCCATCGCCGCCAACCTGCGCCACAACCTGCTCGAGGACATCGTGACCGAGGCCGCGCTGGCCAACGGCACGGGCGACTACCCGTTCCGCGAAGCGCTCACGCAGCTGTATCACTTTGCGGGCTTCCTCCACGACGAGCGCCAGAAGGCGCGCCTCGCGAGCGGCCTGCGCCCCGAGTCCCACAACCGCGCCGACTACAGCTTCTATATCGATACGCTCGCTGACGGCAGCGAACGCGTGCGCATCGAGCAGCGCAAGCGCGGATCGCCGCTCGACAAGATCGTGGCGGAGCTGATGATCCTGGCCAACAGCACGTGGGGCAAGCTGCTGGCCGATCACGGCGTGCCCGGCATCTACCGCACGCAGAAGGCCTGGGGCATGCATCGCACGCGCATGCAGACGTACCCCGCGCCGCACGAGGGGCTCGGCGTCGCGCAGTATGCGTGGAGCACCTCGCCGCTGCGCCGTTACGTCGATCTGGTCAACCAATGGCAGATCATCGCGGTGGCGCAGCATGGGGTGACCGCCAAGCTCGTGGCGCCGTTCAAGCCGAAGGATGCCGACCTGCTCGCGGCCGTTGCCGACTTCGAGGGCACCTACGCGGCCTATGCCGACCACCAGTCGACGATGGAACGCTACTGGTGCCTGCGCTGGCTCGCGCAGGAGACGCGCGACCGCATGCTCGCCGCGGTGCTCAAGGATGGCGCGGTGCGTTTTGCCGAGATTCCGCTGGTCACGCGCGTGCCCGAGCTCGCGCAGGCTTCGCGCGGCACGCAGGTGATGCTCGAGATCGCGACCACCGACGAGATTTCGCTCGAGGTGTCGTGCCGCGTGCTGGAAGTGTTCGCCGGCGACGCGGTGCCCGAGGAGGACCTCGAGGCCGATGAGGAGACCGCGGAGGAGTCCGCCGAGGAGGCTGCCGAGGCCGCCGCGCAGCAGGCCGCCGAGGAGGCTGCCGAGGCGACCAGGGAAGGGACCGTGGAGGGGGCGCCGGAAGTGCAGGACGAGGCAGCCGCCGGGGGCGAGACCGACCCCGGTGCCGAGGCGTCGGCAACGCGCGACACCCCCCCTTCGCCAGCGCCCTGA
- a CDS encoding chorismate--pyruvate lyase family protein, giving the protein MTGPLQRHARRGGGAWQAHLPYDATISPNLRRWVTGDAGSLTARLVSASSRFRVTRLAQRLAMPYADEWQALGLPAPAPVLTREVMLVCDDETAIYAHTVVMARHARRDWPFLRGLGERPLGGRLFVDPRVSRTPFEFARLRPDHPMRVAMRRVLPDLARTPMLPARRSVFHRGGGAMLVTEVFLPDLQSRPAPVRRP; this is encoded by the coding sequence ATGACGGGGCCGCTCCAACGGCACGCGCGCCGCGGCGGCGGCGCGTGGCAGGCCCATCTGCCCTACGATGCGACCATTTCCCCGAACCTGCGGCGCTGGGTGACCGGCGACGCCGGGTCGCTGACCGCGCGGCTGGTCTCGGCGTCGTCGCGGTTCCGCGTGACGCGCCTCGCGCAGCGGCTGGCCATGCCCTATGCCGACGAATGGCAGGCGCTCGGCCTGCCGGCGCCCGCGCCCGTGCTCACGCGCGAAGTCATGCTGGTCTGCGACGACGAGACGGCCATCTACGCCCATACCGTGGTGATGGCGCGCCATGCGCGCCGGGACTGGCCGTTCCTGCGCGGGCTCGGCGAGCGTCCGCTCGGCGGCCGGCTGTTCGTGGATCCGCGCGTGTCGCGCACGCCGTTCGAATTCGCGCGGCTGCGGCCCGATCATCCGATGCGCGTGGCCATGCGCCGCGTGCTGCCCGATCTGGCGCGGACGCCGATGCTGCCCGCGCGGCGATCCGTATTCCATCGCGGCGGCGGCGCCATGCTCGTTACCGAAGTCTTCCTGCCCGATCTCCAGTCGCGGCCGGCGCCCGTGCGCCGTCCGTAA
- a CDS encoding CinA family protein produces MSVSRLLDQLAVQIGVALSERSLMLATAESCTGGLVSAAITDISGSSGWFERGFVTYSNEAKSTMIGVPAKLIRDHGAVSEEVAHAMAEGALLNSRAQVSLSITGVAGPGGGTAEKPVGMVCFGWSNRITTLTATQRFRGDRGQIRRQAAEHALRGLLELIRNEA; encoded by the coding sequence ATGTCCGTCAGTCGCCTGCTCGACCAACTTGCCGTCCAGATCGGCGTGGCGCTTTCCGAGCGCTCGCTGATGCTTGCCACCGCCGAATCCTGCACGGGCGGCCTCGTGTCGGCCGCCATTACCGACATCTCGGGCTCCTCGGGCTGGTTCGAGCGGGGCTTCGTCACCTACTCGAACGAGGCCAAGAGCACGATGATCGGGGTGCCGGCCAAGCTGATCCGCGACCATGGCGCGGTCAGCGAGGAAGTGGCGCATGCCATGGCCGAGGGTGCGCTGCTCAACAGCCGGGCGCAGGTATCGCTATCGATCACCGGCGTGGCGGGTCCCGGCGGCGGGACCGCCGAGAAGCCGGTCGGCATGGTCTGTTTCGGCTGGAGCAATCGCATTACCACGCTGACCGCGACCCAGCGCTTCCGCGGCGATCGCGGTCAGATTCGCCGGCAGGCGGCGGAGCATGCGTTGCGGGGACTGCTGGAATTGATTCGGAACGAAGCGTAA
- a CDS encoding energy transducer TonB, producing MNATLAAPRPSGPQRPQRLLRQWWQSRSTLVKALVVSVLIHAVLLTVRIAAPEVFEIKRSDPMLDVVLVNSKSADKPRNPTVLAQANLDGGGDHDVQRATTPLPAQTESKDGDLVRQVQRRVELLEQEQQRLMTQAREPAPSVRSQPLKPGEQRVDPLQRGQDERTSTDEMAKLEAEIGKNLEHYAKRPKRMQLTATSAQGVEYAQYYDRLRRKIEARGTSDFPQRNGKPIYGQLILVINVNRTGKLGYNRDGYNVEAIDVAKSSGDPALDRQAVAIVRAAAPFGQFSPEMMARQDILEVISTFKFSRSGLDVRLQPR from the coding sequence GTGAACGCCACCCTCGCCGCTCCCCGCCCGTCGGGACCTCAGCGTCCTCAGCGCCTGCTGCGCCAATGGTGGCAATCCCGCAGCACGCTGGTCAAGGCGCTCGTCGTCTCGGTGCTGATCCATGCGGTGCTGCTGACGGTCCGCATCGCCGCGCCGGAAGTCTTCGAGATCAAGCGCTCCGATCCGATGCTCGACGTGGTGCTGGTCAACTCGAAGTCGGCCGACAAGCCGCGCAACCCGACCGTGCTGGCGCAGGCCAACCTCGACGGCGGCGGCGATCACGACGTGCAGCGCGCCACCACGCCGCTGCCCGCGCAGACCGAGTCCAAGGATGGCGACCTCGTGCGGCAGGTGCAGCGCCGCGTGGAACTGCTCGAGCAGGAACAGCAGCGTCTGATGACGCAGGCTCGCGAGCCCGCGCCGTCGGTGCGCAGCCAGCCCCTCAAGCCCGGCGAGCAGCGCGTGGATCCGCTCCAGCGCGGCCAGGACGAGCGCACGAGCACCGACGAGATGGCCAAGCTCGAGGCCGAGATCGGCAAGAATCTCGAGCATTACGCCAAGCGTCCCAAGCGCATGCAGCTGACGGCGACGAGCGCGCAGGGCGTGGAGTACGCACAGTATTACGATCGCCTGCGCCGCAAGATCGAAGCGCGCGGCACGAGCGATTTCCCGCAGCGCAACGGCAAGCCGATCTACGGCCAACTGATCCTCGTGATCAACGTGAACCGCACCGGCAAGCTGGGCTACAACCGTGACGGCTACAACGTCGAGGCGATCGACGTGGCCAAGAGCTCGGGCGATCCCGCGCTCGACCGCCAGGCCGTGGCCATCGTGCGCGCGGCGGCCCCGTTCGGGCAATTTTCCCCGGAAATGATGGCTCGCCAGGACATCCTCGAGGTCATTTCCACGTTCAAGTTTTCGCGCAGCGGACTCGATGTCCGGCTGCAGCCGCGCTGA